The Amycolatopsis camponoti genome segment CCGTCTGGGGCGTGCTGCACTGCGGCGTCAACCCGGGCGGCCCGTGCAACGAGACCACCGGCATCGTCGCCAACCGCGCCTGCCCCGGCAGCAGCTGCCAGTCGGCCTTCCACACCTACCGCTTCGAATGGGACGCGAGCGTCAGCCCGCAGGTGTTCCGCTGGTTCGTCGACGGGCAGCAGTTCCACTCGGTCAGCCAGAACCAGGTCGACGCGACCACGTGGGCGAACATGACCAGCCACCAGGGCTACTTCGTGTTGCTGAACGTGGCGATCGGCGGCGCGTTCCCCAACAACAACTCCGGCACGACCACGCCGGGGCCGGGGATCGTGCCGAGCCGTCCGATGGTCGTCGACTACGTGACGGTCACCACCCGTGGCTACGGCGGCGGGACGACCACCACCCCGCCGACCACTACGACTCCGCCCGGGAACGGCGGCAGCGCGTACAGCACCATCCAGGCCGAGTCCTACACCCAGCAGAACGGCCTGGCCAAGCAGACGACCACCGACACCGGCGGCGGCCAGAACATCGGCCCGGCCGGCAACGGCGACTGGGCGCTCTACCCCGGCGTGGACTTCGGGAGCACCGCGGCGACGAACTTCCAGGCGCGCGTGGCGTCCGGGGCCGCGGGCGGGGTCAGCGGTCTGGTCGAGGTCCGGCTGGACAGCCTGTCCAACGCCCCGATCGGCAGCTTCGCCGTCGGCAACACGGGCGGCTGGCAGAGCTGGCGGACCGTCCCGGCGAACATCAGCGGGGTGACCGGCGTGCACAACGTGTACGTCACCTTCACGAGTGGCCAGCCCGCCGACTTCGTGAACCTCAACTGGTTCACGTTCGTGCATTGATAGCGAGGGACCCCGCTGGTGGCGGCGTCACCGGCGGGGTCCCGCCACTTCAGGCAGACGGGGGCTGGACATTGCACTCGGCAATGGGCAGGATGCGTTTCACTGTGAGTGCTCACGATGACACCCGGAAGCTCGTGGTCCTGGCTGTGGACGACGAGCCTCGAGGTCTGGACGAACTAGTCCACTGCCTGCGCAACAGCCCCCACGTCGCGAAGGTGTTCCCGGCGATCGACGCGTCGGAGGCGCTGCGGCTGCTGTCGACCGACGACCCGAGACTACGCGACCGCAAGGAGCGTGGCCTGCCGATCGTCGACGCGGTCTTCGCCGACATCGACATGCCCGGGTTGTCCGGGATGGAGATGTCGCGCGTGTTCGCCGCGCTCCGGCCCTCGCCCGCGCTCGTGTTCGTCACGGGGCACGCCGAGGAGGCGGTCAACGCCTTCGACCTCGGCGCCCTGGACTACGTGCTGAAGCCGTACCAGCAGGACCGCCTCGACCGCGCGATCACGCGCGTGATCGAGAAGCTGGCCTCCGCCGCGGCGCCGGCACCGGGCGCCCTCGGCGGCGAGCCGGGCGTGAAGAACGACGACGAGGTCATCCCGGTCGAGCTGGCGGGCACCACCAAGCTCATCCCGCGCTCCTCGGTCCGCTGGGTCGAGGCGCAGGGCGACTACGCGCGGTTGTTCACCACCGAAGGCAGCCACCTGGTCCGCATCCCGCTGGCCCAGCTCGAAGAGCGCTGGGAGAAAGCCGGATTCGTCCGGATCCACCGGTCGTTCCTGGTCGCGCTGCCGCTCATCACCGAGCTGCGGATGGGCCAGGGCGGCTACCAGGTCGTGATCGGCAACGAGGAGAAGGTGCTGCCGGTGAGCCGGCGCCACACCCGGGCGCTGAAGGACCGGCTGGTCGGCTCGGGCCGGAACGGCTGAGCCGGGAACCGGTCATGACCGACGACTTCTACGAGCGCCGCGCGAACGGCGTGCGAGAGCCCGATCCGACGCTCGGCCGGCGCGTCCGCCAGCAGCGGCCGCTCCCGCAGCCGACGGACCAGGCCGTCGTCGAGCCGCTTCCGCCGGCGCCCGAGGACGAGCCGTCGCCCAAGCCGGAACACCACACCCGGCCCAAGCGCGAGCGAGTGATCCTCAACGACCAGCGTCGCGGCAGCGGTAGCCTGCGCGCCCGCGTCGAGCTGGAAGAGCAGACCAGCTGGGGAAAGCTGCTCGTGAAGGACCACCTGGTCAAGGTCCAGCTGCGGACGGCGCTGCTGCTGTCCGGCCTCGTCGTCGTCGTGTTCGGTTCGCTGCCGGTGCTGTTCTACCTCGTTCCTGGGTTCTCCCGATTGAGCTTGGTCGGCATCCCGGTGGCCTGGCTGATCCTCGGCGTCCTGCCGTTCCCGTTCCTGTTCGGCGTGGGCATCTGGTACAACCGCCTGGCCGAACGCAACGAACGCGCTTTCGTGGACATGATCGAAAACTAGTTTCCGCACGACTCGTGCGAGGATTCCCCCGTGCAGCTGAACCCGTGGGCCTTGACCGGCATCGTGCTGGTCGCCGTGGTGACGTTCTTCCTCGGTCACCGCTCTTCGCGTTCGGCCACGAGCACGCACGACTTCCTGGTCGCCCGGCGGACCGTACGGTCCCGCCGCAACGCCGCCGCGATCTCCGGTGAATACCTGTCCGCGGCATCGTTCCTCGGCATCGCGGGGATCGTGCTCAAGGACGGCGCCGACGCGCTGTGGTTCCCGATCGGCTTCACCGCGGGTTACCTCGCCCTGATGCTCTTCGTCGCGGCGCCGCTGCGGCGCTCCGGCGCGTACACGCTGCCCGACTTCGTCGAGATGCGGCTCGGCTCGAAGGGCCTCCGCCGGTTCTCGACGGCGTTCGTC includes the following:
- a CDS encoding carbohydrate-binding protein, producing MPHSRRFAIGAVLGAALIAVPLTLPAAASIPPPDSGWTTVFADDFTGGANTLPSGSNWIIDTGHAYPGGPGNWGTGEIQNYTSSTSNLAQDGAGNLRITPLRDGSGNWTSARIETQRTDFKPPAGGVLRIESRIQMPNVTGAAALGYWPAFWALGGPYRGNWWNWPAVGEFDIMENVNGINSVWGVLHCGVNPGGPCNETTGIVANRACPGSSCQSAFHTYRFEWDASVSPQVFRWFVDGQQFHSVSQNQVDATTWANMTSHQGYFVLLNVAIGGAFPNNNSGTTTPGPGIVPSRPMVVDYVTVTTRGYGGGTTTTPPTTTTPPGNGGSAYSTIQAESYTQQNGLAKQTTTDTGGGQNIGPAGNGDWALYPGVDFGSTAATNFQARVASGAAGGVSGLVEVRLDSLSNAPIGSFAVGNTGGWQSWRTVPANISGVTGVHNVYVTFTSGQPADFVNLNWFTFVH
- a CDS encoding LytR/AlgR family response regulator transcription factor, which encodes MRFTVSAHDDTRKLVVLAVDDEPRGLDELVHCLRNSPHVAKVFPAIDASEALRLLSTDDPRLRDRKERGLPIVDAVFADIDMPGLSGMEMSRVFAALRPSPALVFVTGHAEEAVNAFDLGALDYVLKPYQQDRLDRAITRVIEKLASAAAPAPGALGGEPGVKNDDEVIPVELAGTTKLIPRSSVRWVEAQGDYARLFTTEGSHLVRIPLAQLEERWEKAGFVRIHRSFLVALPLITELRMGQGGYQVVIGNEEKVLPVSRRHTRALKDRLVGSGRNG